Within the Meriones unguiculatus strain TT.TT164.6M chromosome 2, Bangor_MerUng_6.1, whole genome shotgun sequence genome, the region tatatgtgtgtgtgttggtatgtgcTATGTGCATATAAATGCagatgcccacagaagccagggcTGTCAGGTGCCAATGTAAAAGTATAACACTAGTTTCTGGGTCTCTAATTGTAGAGACAAAACTAGCAACGATCTTCTTAAAATAACACCTTACTGAAGCTTCAGGCGTAAAACCTTCAGTACTGTTAAGTTTTAGTGTCTGCCTCACTCCTTCTGCATTTCCCTTCTACTTTTTACAACTACAGGCTCCAGGAGGCCATGAGCTGAGCTGTGACTTCTGGGAACTGGTGGGGCTAGCCCCAGCTGGAGGAGCTGATAACCTCATCAACGAGGAGTCTGATGTGGACGTCCAGCTCAACAACCGGCACATGATGATCCGGGGGGAGAACATGTCCAAGATCTTAAAAGCTCGGTGCATGATCACCAGGTGCTTTAGGGATCACTTCTTCGACAGGGGGTACTGTGAAGTAAGTGCCCATTACAGGTCGCCTTTTGCAAGTGTTACCTTGTGCCATTTGGAAGAGCGATGGCCACAGCAGACCTGTTTGCTCCTTCTCACCTTAACAGGTTACTACTCCAACCCTCGTGCAGACCCAGGTGGAAGGTGGGGCCACACTTTTCAAGCTTGACTATTTTGGAGAAGAAGCATTTTTGACCCAGTCATCACAGTTGTACCTGGAGACCTGCCTTCCAGCCCTGGGAGATGTTTTCTGTATCGCCCAGTCATACAGGGCCGAACAGTCCAGAACACGGCGGCACCTGGCCGAGTATGAAGCTGTCTTACCTAACCTTGGGCTGGGGTGGAGGGCAGCTGGCAGCATGCATGATTAGCATATCAAGGGCtgtgggttcagtcctcagcaccacataaaagtGGATGTGTTGGCACACACAATGTATGTGTAATcccacttgggaggtagagacaggaggattagaagttcataTTGtctgccttaaatcccagcactcaggaggcagaggcaggtagatctctgagttcgaggccagcctggtctacatagcaagttttcGAATGGCCATGGgtgcacagagaaactttgtctaggaaaacaaaacaaaacaagttaaaaagaagttcaaggccagcctggcctataagaTCCTGCCTAAGCAGAAAGGAAAGGCAGTTAGTATCTTAGGCCACAGCCAGCGTCTTCTCTGGTTTTTCCTGGAGCTTCCAGTGAGGGCTGTGAGACACTGCAGCTCacaagcagaggagggagggcatTGCCGCTCTTGCCCCTCTCTGGACCACTCCCCAGGGTTCACATCTTTGCTTGAGAGAAACCTCGTGTAAAGAGGAGCAGCTTTCAACTGTGTCTGTTCTTCAGATTCACTCACGTGGAAGCCGAATGTCCTTTCCTGACCTTTGAGGACCTCCTGAACCGCTTAGAAGACCTAGTGTGTGACGTGGTGGACAGAGTCTTGAAGTCCCCAGTGGCAAGCATAGTGTATGACCTCAACCCGGTAGGTGTAGTGTATTCTCCACGTGAAAGGGTTCCAGTCTGCAGAGAGTGACCTCTCGATTTTTGTAGGTTTGGTGAGCTGAAATGTTTCAAACATTTAATATTGGTAATTGCCAGTAACATATTTTAGCTTCTAGAAGTGGCGGTTCACAAGAATTTCTTCATCTGAAATCCTTTTTCATAATAATCTGCAGgactgttttctgttttaaagaagTTTATTATTGATGTATGTGTTTATGGTGCGTGTGGGCTCACTGCATCATGACAGCATGTGGAAGGACAAGAACAagtttgtggagttggttctctccttccacctttacctTGGTTCACAGATCAGACCCTGGTTATCAGACCTGCCTGGCAAGGGCTTcaccggctgagccatctctcctgtgtcCACTCCCATCCCCTGcttgtgtattcattttattttatgtatgtgggtgttttgctgtgtctctgcaccacatgcatgcagcacATCTGGAAGCCAGCAGAGTGCTGtgtcccctggacctggagttacagatggttatgagtgGTCATGCAGGGccctgggatttgaacccaggtcctcactgagccatttctccagcttccCTTTTTGCTTCTTAACAGACATTTTAGTCTGGGTGCTTTCTTTTTACACAGTTtggcttttcctttttctctagaaCTTCAAACCCCCCAAGCGGCCTTTCCGACGGATGAACTATTCAGATGCTATCGTGTGGCTGAAGGAGCATGATGTAAAGAAAGAAGATGGGACCTTCTATGAGTTTGGAGACGTATGCATCCCTTTCTCATTGCTTCGGAGGAGGTTGTGTGATCAAGCAGGTTGCTCCTTGTGGCTGCTTAGTGCTGTTGGATGCCTCTGCTTGTCTTTAAGTCAACGGTAGCAAAAATTCCTTCTTAAGGTTACGTGGATTCATGACAGAGTGAGCTTTAGAACAGTGTCTTTTTTTGTGGAGTTCCAAAACACTAGAGTTCCCTCTTACTACACAGCATCCTCGTTCTCTTGCCACTCTCACGAGCATCCCACAGCCAACTCATTCTCAAGCCTCCCAGGCTGGGATCCCAGCATGCATTTGAGATGTCAGTTATCACTTACTGAGACCTGTTTGCTTGACCATTTCTAGTTtgctgtttgcatgtgtgtgttcacaagtGAAATGTGAGGCAGCTGCTACGCAGCAGTTTTGCTTTGGGTTTAGAAGTAATTAATGTTGAGAACAAATGACACAGCCAGCTCTTCACGTATCACCCTTGCTGTCTTGTAAATTCGTTGTATAGGGTGATTTTGAACTGAAGGTTTAAGTACCTTGTTATCCCTAATACTTAGCATGAGTGAGTGGAACATTTGCCAGCTCTAGAGCCCCGGTGTTCCGGTCCCAGAGATGGGCTTCTCTCTCAGCGTGCTGTGTAACTGAAGGCTGATGGCCCAGGTGTCCTCATGTTTATCTTGAAGTGACATCCTCTTCCAGATGAGGTGCGCAGGGGCCATGTACTGTGCATTTACACTGTCCACAGCATGAGGGCACTAGAGCAGGCGACTAGTCTGCAGGCTTTTCCATTCGTCCCATAAGAACCCAGTGTGGGAGGCAGACACAAGCTAAGAGGTGAGATCAGAGTGTTCCCCCATTTCATCCTTGTCTCTCCATACCTCACAGGCTGCAGGGTTTCAGGGACCAGAGCCAGTAACCACCTAGTTCCCTGAGTCTTGTCTAGTTCTCAGTCAGTTTTTACTGGACAGGAGTTTTGGATCTGATTTGAATATGGTTTCCTGAGGGATGTTTTGGAGAAGGACTAATTTAGCTTGGTTTCTCTTCGTATAGTATTTCCTGGCTATTGTTGCAGGTGTGCTGACACCTACAAACCTGATGTTGGTTAATTGTTTTATCACTGTTTCTACCATTGACTAAGTGGTTTTTTTCTAACAGGAAGGAGTTCAGGTAACAGTTTAAAACGAGTGTCTGCAGTACACTGCAAATCAGTGATGCAGTGGAGCATGTGCAGATTGCCTTCTGCTCTGGAGACAAAATGGCCCATGTCCACCGGAGAACTTGAGTCTGGCTGCTGACTGATACAGTGCAGTATCCAGTCATAGCTTAGAGATGACTGGACAGTGGGGTCATTCCATAGCAGCAATCAGCacactgtgtgtgctgtgttaGAAACAGGTCCTGTCACAGTTCATTTAATAGCCACAAGTAGGTCTTATTCTTTCTAAAAGAAATTGTCCCTATATGCATGCCTGTGGGTTTTAGGTCCATATGTATTCTCTGCTGTGTTGTAGGAGCATACCAAGGGCTGACTGAAGGGTGAAAGAACTGCTTTCTGTTTGGAGTTTGAAATGCTAATGAAATCTGGTTTACCCTCAGGATATTCCTGAAGCTCCTGAGAGACTGATGACAGACACCATTAACGAACCAATCCTACTATGTCGGTTTCCTGTGGAGATCAAGTCCTTCTATATGCAGCGCTGTCCTGAGGATCCTCGGCTTACTGAATCTGTCAGTCTGAACCCATGAGTATTGGAAAGTTTGCTTTTTAGGGTGTGGAAGCTGTCATTTGTGATAAGATGTAGCTTGtggcaaatattttataaatctaGAATGACAGtagttaaagttaaaaaaaaaaaaaatttcttccctGATCAGAGTTGACATCTCTGTTAAAGAATTTGGTAACACTTGAATTTTGCATAGTCACAGGGCTTCCTGTCGTTAGCAGCTCAGCATGTGATTCTCCTTAAAGCCTTGTAGTCATGTCTGATAGGCTGGTAGtaactgtggggtttttttgaCTCCTTATTCAAAGGTCGACGTTTTGATGCCCAATGTCGGTGAGATTGTGGGAGGCTCGATGCGCACTTGGGATAGTGAAGAAATTCTAGAAGGCTATAAAAGGGAAGGAATTGACCCTGCTCCTTATTACTGGTATACAGATCAGGTACAAGCAATggtttaagctttttttttttttttcactctagtACTTTTTGCATGCATTGAAAGGTTTAGGAAGCCAGAATCCCAGGTAGTACATGAGTGTTTAGTTgagctgtgtttgctgtgtgtaGCATTTGGGTGTTGCCATTTTTGTCTTTAGCCAAGTTATGTGTCAACTTCATTGGTAAAGCTCTTTACTGCTGCaggttgttcttgtttttgttttgatgtgtatggttggtttgcctgcatgtatgtttcaCATGCAGTGCCcctagagaccagaagagggcttgAAATTTACAGATAGTGATGAGCCACTGTgcagatgctgggatttgaacccaggccctctagaaaacagccagtactcttagctgctgagctacCTTGCTAGCCCCAGCtgcagttttaaaaaatgaattattagATCCTACTAACATGTAATAATAGTCTTCACTTTTCCTTTAATAAATAAAGACACTTAGTTAGAAAGGTTGAAATCTCTTTGAGGTTGGTTCACTGAACTATTCCTCTCGTCATGGCTTATGAAGTCCTGTGGATTTAGGTTGAATTAGTACTACAGTGAGCGAACTGTTACATTGTGGAAGTTAGCTCATTGTAGTAATAATTTTAAGGTGATTACATACAGTTTTAAGGTAAGCATTCATTCTGTCTCTTTCCTCTTATTTATTAAACAGAGAAAATATGGTACATGCCCTCATGGAGGCTATGGCTTGGGCTTGGAACGATTCCTGAGTTGGATTCTGAACAGGTATCACATCCGAGATGTGTGCTTGTACCCTCGATTTCTCCAGCGCTGCAGGCCATAACCACGGGCCCCTGAAGCACGAAAGAAGGGAATGTTCATGAAAACTTAAGACTGTCTCTACAAAAGAACAAATATCCACATCATTCTTGATTTCCGGTTGTGGGTAGTAGctctttcctgtttttgttttttcttctcgtTATCATAAAAGGCAGTAGATGTTATTTGAGCATCAAGGGACATCTATGTCCCTTTAATAAAAATACTCATTACAAAATTTTGAGGAATTACATGGCATGTCACTCTTCAGTTATGGAGACATTTTTTCATAATGTAGGTTATGATCATTGTATTAAACCATATGATTATACGGTTTTTAATTATGATCTGACATTCCAGTAATTTCATCTTTTTGTCCTTTTAAATGTCACTGGAATTCTTTAATTTATTGTGTACAGCTGTTACAGCAAGCATCAAAAGAGAAATTGGCAGTTTGACATAAAAATTCTAGTATTATAGTGTAACAGTCGTACATACTGGAATTGAATACATAGTCCTTTACATTTGCTATTAAGCTTTCCTAAATTCATACAGTGTTTATAATTCTGAGGGGTATGAATTGATAGGGAAAAATTAATGAAGGTCAACGAACATGATTTGGATGGTGGGTTATTTAAATGATTCCAACCTCCTTAGCTTTTAGTTTTAAGAGCTGGGGCCAGACAGGGCTTCCCTCTTCTAATATAATTCTCGAGTagcaaaaattaaatacatttctaAAAGACTTAGCACCTGGAATCTTAGGCAGCGCAGGCAGCCAGGTCGTCCCTGCCTTGGCCTAGCGTACCGTCGGTGCTGCCTTGCCGACCCTTAGGCTTCCTGAATGGCTGCAGTGCACAGCTGACCAGGTTCTCCCCGTATGCATGCCATGTGTTCTCATGGGCTGTATTCCcaccaatcaataaataaacaCTTGTAAAAAAAATTCCGCTGATTGATTTTCTCAGTGTTGACCGCTGACCATTTCTGACTCACATTTCATAGGCATTTTTTGAGTCTATTTGTCATGATTATTAGATACTGAATTTAATATTAGAATTACATGATAgtgaaaataagtttttaaaattagataCTTGGGTCCTGGTTACAACTGttcttacatttttttgttggtagttttaaatacattaatttttctactgttttgCAAATAAGTAAAATGACTGGTAGAAATGGGGCATTTGTGATCTTGAACCTGGAAGAATGTCAAGAAGCTGTACTAGCTAAGTTTAGCAATTGGCTTGACCAGAATTTAAGGGAAGAGGTTAGGCTCAGTTAGCTTGAATTTTGATTGTATAGATAGATTGATagttaaaaaactgaaagagaacCAGGATTTGGTGAGATAAGGAATCAGATTATGCCCAAGAAACAGACCATGCATGATCACAGACACGGTTCGGGGCACTTCCCTTCTCACTGTGTGAGTCCTGCTCCGCTCTAAGGGTCAAATGCCATCCCTCAAGCCTTTCAAGGACCACCTTGCAGATACCCCTGATTCTAGTTCCTGCCCTCCTCACTGGGCTGTCATACCACAGCTCTTCCTCTCAGAAGCTTGTTGATGGTCACATCAGAACTCTCAGCGTCTCCTTCTTCAGTAGACCTGCTCAGAGAAGCCAGAAGCTAATATGATTCAGATTACAAATGATGCCCAATTTAGGATAGTTCAGTTTTTGGCTTTATGCAATCATATGAAAGATTATTCATCTTTAGTAGTCAACAAATTACAAGTACTAAATACTTTATAAAATATACCATGTGTCAGTATTTTGCTTATTGTTAGCTCAGTACTCTATTTTAAGATAGGCGAGGCCATATTATGATATTTATGTAAGTAAGTCTATTTTTTCCCTATGCTGTTTTCAGTTTAACACCATGGTTATGGGAGAGTAACTTCATTCTACTCCAGGAAGCACGTGGGTTTACTATCAGTTTCCCTTAAAAACCTTTCAACTGTTTTTAGCAATTCAGATTTCTCTTTATCTTCTTCCCACCTTGCTATTTGTATcaattccttaaaaaaatatatatatatatttaaatatagagACAGGTTCAGCTCTGGGTGCATATTGTAATTACttgattttataaataataatgccTGGATTTTACACTAGACAAGCTGAATCTGCATTGATGGATGAGGCCAAGATATTTTTTGAAAATTCCCAAGTGAAACTGGTGTAGACTAATGCTGACAGTTAAACTAAAATGAACCTTAAGGCTATCTTCTTACTATAATACTTACGGACGTAAATATTTCTGTTCATCTAGTTGAACTTGGGAACTAGATGGACTTGGGAAAGGCTGTGTTTTTTAAACTGTCTCAgcatcatgtgtgtctttcaagCCTTCCAGGGACAGGCACCACAAGGTTCAGGTACTGTAATTCATACCACCTGGACGTCATCCAAGGTAGTGAGTCTTATGTTAAAAGTGTATTATTTGTTGTTCTGTTAGGCAGATAACAGCTTGTTCAGAATTAGATGAAGTTATTAGTGTGAATGTTGTTGAGGTCGAGAGTGAAAGTTCAGTTTATATCTGGTATAGCATACCATCTTAGACACGGAAGTTGTTAAAGTTTAGCTTAGTTTAAAATTTACCTCCATGTTGCTGGATCACATGCTTTTCCTCATTGATGCTTCATTTTGGATGCCATCTGTTCTGTGGAAGGCAAGAACTGTACCTTTCCCATCTGCGCTGCTCCTGCTCACATGATCATTTTTCCAACTTTGTTACGTTGTAATTTCTTTTGGATACACAGTAAATTGGAATTGCTTTTCCTTCTGTGCCTTTTCATTCTTACAGTTAGTAGTATCAGGTTTTATTCAGTTGATTCAATCCCAAAAGACATTCAGACATACTGGGCAATCTCTCTGTTCCATTCTTCCTGTAAAAGTCTCCTGGGCTGCCTACCTGCCTTTACTTAGAGCCTTCAACAGCTTGCCCATGAATGCAGTCTTCGGTTGGCCATGGGATAGGGGAGCTGTGCCCCACTGCTGAGTGGGAACCTGGGAATTTGACAGCTGCTTGAACAGACTTTCAGTCCATCTCATTATAGCGTGTTTTTCTCATCTGTACCTCCAAAGACACCTGCTGTCACCAGTCCAGCCACTAGGGATTCCGTTGTCTAAATCTAAATGGTTCTTATTTTAGAATGGCCAGCTTACAATTCAGTTTTTCTTCGGCTGGCTGAACCATGAAATAGTGATTCATCTGCCCTCTAGCTTCTAAaattctgttgctgtggtaatctcctcccccccccctttttttttaacttgtgctTGAAAACAGAAAGCACCCCCATTCTAAAACCTCCGTTGAGACTTCAGTGGGGTTTGGGCCAAAGTGAAGTTAAATCTGTGTGTCCAAGTCTCTTTACCCAGAGGTCATTACTTTATCTGAGCACAAATCAGAGTGACGTCAGTACAAGGGGAGGAATATGCAGTCGATAGCTGTTGGGAAGGACAGTTTGGCAAGGCAGGGAGACATGAAACTGTTGAACAATTGTTTACGTTTGAGTGGGTCTTTGGGATCTGAGCGGCATTATCCTTGGACTGTTGTTGAATTTTCCTGGTGCATCCCCATTCAGCTCTGAGAGAATTCATAGGTTTTCAGCCGTGCTCAGCAGCTCTAATAAACTCAAGACGCTGGCAGTGGACTCCCAAGGGCGCTCTGGCCCATGTCTCTgttaccttatttatttatttttgagttgtATTCTTGAAGAATGGAACAACTGGCAAACCAGCTTCAGGCAACTCCAGGCCCTCTGGAAATGTGTTCCTCATCTGTAGAATGGGGTAGAATCACCTTTTAGACAATGTTTGTAGTGAATGGAGTTAATGATCGACAGAGTCTAAGCACTCAGTGGAAacccctttaaaaacaaaacccaaaactcaTATTTCCTGTTTCCTCTTGGCTAAATGTGGGTATGAGCCAAGAACAAGGCTAACTTTCTTTACCGCTGCCGTTAAAAGCCCACATCTGTTTTGTTGTTCAACCAACATGGTGAATGTATTATAGCTAtttctcccccatccccacctccAGGCAGCGTTTCTCTGTATaccctttgctgtcctggaactctatagacCTACatctcagagagatccacctgcctctgcatccccaagtgctgggattaaaggtatgagtcACCATGgcttagctttttcttttttcttccttcctttcctttctttccctcccttccttccttctttccttcctttcttccttcgtttctttccttcctttcccttcctttcttccctcctttcttccttccttcacctttctttctttctttctttctttctttctttctttctttctttctctctctctctctttctttctttctttccattcttcctctctctctctctctctctttctctctctccctccctcccttcctgtctcccagcccagccctgccctccttctcttttcccagtcccaccctcacgccccactcctcccaatcctccctttccttctcagagaaTGGCAGGCTCCGCAGGTGTATCAGTCTACCTTGGCACCTCAACTTGCAGTAGCAGGCAACAAGAGTTGGAGACAGCCCCCTACTGCTAATGTTAGAGGATACACATATtgaccaggctgcacatctgctacatatgtgtagggggtctaggcccAGTCTACGCACCCAGTCTTTGGtgggtggttcagtctctgagctcccatgggcccaggttagttgactctggtGGTCTTGTGTCCTTGACACCCCTGGCTTTTGctgtccccccccccactcttccatagaAGACCCCAGGCCTAGCCATTCTTTGGTTGTGGATGTCTGCGCTGGATGAAGCTAGggttctgtctgcaagcatagcagagtgtcattaatagtgaaGTGGTGTTGAGCCCATATCTGTTGACTTAGCAGGAAGAGCCCCGTGATTCAAGGGCTAGTTAATGGGAAGGAAATGGACTCATTAGGTAAGCCAACAAACCCAAGGTGATCATGAGCTTGGGTCCTGAAAGGCCACCTCTAGTCACTGTGTCTCAAAAGTCAATTTATCCTCAGGTGAGTGTGAAGTTTAGGTTTAGGTGAGGACGTGACTGGTGACTGCAGAACACTGTCTCTCTAGTAGTCAGAAGAGGATTTAGTCACAGGTCCTAATGCCTGGTAAGTTTTGAGAgcatctttgttttttgtttctttttgagacagggtttctctgtgtaataaccttggccatcctggacttgctctgtagaccaggctggcctcaaacacacagagatcagctgcctctgcctcctgagtgctagcattaaaggctCCTGCCACCATACCCAAGGTCTTGAGAATATCCTTGTTTTGTCTGCTTTGGAGTCTAGGTTTTAGAATGGGGTGAGGAGGAGTGCTAGGTTTGAACAGTCATTACATTATTGCTAAGGGGCTGCATCTTTCAGGAGAGGATCACAGAGGGATCCTTACACTGGACAGGTCTCATCTCTTCCCTTAGCTTCCCTTCACCCCAGTGTCTTCTCAGGCTCAGTTTGCTCaagttttctttcataaaatcatTCCTGTGGTTTGCCTTTTCAGACATCGCTACTTGATGTTAGGGTCCAGAGGAAGCCA harbors:
- the Nars1 gene encoding asparagine--tRNA ligase, cytoplasmic isoform X1, coding for MSSEVIRATADMVLAELYVSDREGSDATGDGTKEKPFKTGLKALMTVGKEPFPTIYVDSQKENERWDVISKSQMKNIKKMWHREQMKNDSREKKEAEDNLRREKNLEEAKKIIIKNDPSLPEPACVKISALEGYRGQRVKVFGWVHRLRRQGKNLMFLVLRDGTGYLQCVLSDDLCQCYNGVVLSTESSVAVYGTLKLTPKGKQAPGGHELSCDFWELVGLAPAGGADNLINEESDVDVQLNNRHMMIRGENMSKILKARCMITRCFRDHFFDRGYCEVTTPTLVQTQVEGGATLFKLDYFGEEAFLTQSSQLYLETCLPALGDVFCIAQSYRAEQSRTRRHLAEFTHVEAECPFLTFEDLLNRLEDLVCDVVDRVLKSPVASIVYDLNPNFKPPKRPFRRMNYSDAIVWLKEHDVKKEDGTFYEFGDDIPEAPERLMTDTINEPILLCRFPVEIKSFYMQRCPEDPRLTESVDVLMPNVGEIVGGSMRTWDSEEILEGYKREGIDPAPYYWYTDQRKYGTCPHGGYGLGLERFLSWILNRYHIRDVCLYPRFLQRCRP
- the Nars1 gene encoding asparagine--tRNA ligase, cytoplasmic isoform X2, which gives rise to MSSEVIRATADMVLELYVSDREGSDATGDGTKEKPFKTGLKALMTVGKEPFPTIYVDSQKENERWDVISKSQMKNIKKMWHREQMKNDSREKKEAEDNLRREKNLEEAKKIIIKNDPSLPEPACVKISALEGYRGQRVKVFGWVHRLRRQGKNLMFLVLRDGTGYLQCVLSDDLCQCYNGVVLSTESSVAVYGTLKLTPKGKQAPGGHELSCDFWELVGLAPAGGADNLINEESDVDVQLNNRHMMIRGENMSKILKARCMITRCFRDHFFDRGYCEVTTPTLVQTQVEGGATLFKLDYFGEEAFLTQSSQLYLETCLPALGDVFCIAQSYRAEQSRTRRHLAEFTHVEAECPFLTFEDLLNRLEDLVCDVVDRVLKSPVASIVYDLNPNFKPPKRPFRRMNYSDAIVWLKEHDVKKEDGTFYEFGDDIPEAPERLMTDTINEPILLCRFPVEIKSFYMQRCPEDPRLTESVDVLMPNVGEIVGGSMRTWDSEEILEGYKREGIDPAPYYWYTDQRKYGTCPHGGYGLGLERFLSWILNRYHIRDVCLYPRFLQRCRP